The Streptomyces sp. NBC_00459 DNA segment CGCGGTCACCGAACTGGACCATCCCGAGGGGCAGATCGCGACCCTCGAACTGAGCCACGACTACACCAGGGCCAAGCTCGTGCGCACCGTCCACGGCCACGGCATGCACAGCCCGTCCACGGCCGCCTTCGACGGTCATGACCTGCTGATCGTCAACTTCCAGTTCCAGATCGCCGACCCGCACCTGCCGTTCAACGTGGTGCGAGTCCACGCCCGGTAGCCTCTACGTCACCGACTCCGTGCACGGCGTCATCTACCGCGTCCCCGCACACGGTGGCAAGGCGACCCTCTGGGCGGGCGGCGAGGCCCTACGGCCCAGCACGTTCGCCGGCGCCAACGGACTGAAGCTGCACAACGGCGCCGTCTGGGCCACCAACCTCGACAAGGGCACCGTCCTGCGCATCCCGGTCACCGCACGCGGCACGGCCGGAAAGATACAGGTCCACGCGACCGGCATGCCGTCGAGGCCCGGCCGTCACACGACGGTCACCGGATGCCGGACCACGCCGTTGAACAGATAGCCCTGCGCGTTGGTCACGGCGACGTCCGGCTGCGTACGGCCGGCCGTGTCCGTGGCGCGGGCCAGCAGATGGGTGGCGCCGGGCTCGTCCGGCAGCCACCCGAGGGACCAGCGGGTCCAGGTAGCGGCGCGGGGCCGGTCGTGCAGACGGGCGGGCCGCCAGTTCGTGCCGCCGTCGGTACTGACGTCGACCCGGGCGACGGCACCCGCACCCGACCACGACCGTCCGTGCATTTCGTGTCTGCGACCCGCCTCGACGGTCGCCCCGCTCGCGAGTTCGAAGGCACTCTTCGTGGTCTGCCGGGTAAGCGGGGCGCTGCCGCCCTCCGGGTAGGAGGGGCCGAAGAGCCGGTAGAAGGTGGTGTTCCACGGCGAGTAGAGCGGCTCCGCCGACACCTCGATGTCGCCGACCCACTTGATCGACGCGATCCCCACCCAGGAGGGCACCAGCACCCGTACGGGGTATCCGTGGTCGTACGGAAGCGGCTCATCGTTCATCTCGTACGCCAGCAGTACGTCGTCCAGCGCCTTGGCCAGCGGCAGCGGTCGGCGCACCCGGCCCAGGCTCTCGCCGCCGCTGACGTACTCGGCGTCCAGGCCGCGTGGCTGCACGTCCACGGCGCGCGGGGAGAGTCCGGCCCTGCGCAGCACGTCGGAAAGGCGTGCCCCGCGCCAGCGGGCGACGCCTATCGCTCCCAGGGTCCACGCGGTGCCGGTGACCGTCTCGCCCTGCTGCGTCGTGTAGTAGGAGCGCCCGTTTCCGGCACACTCGACGAAGGCGGTGCGGGTGACCGCCGGCAGGGCTCGCAGATCGTCGTACCCGAACTCCACCGGCCGGTCCTCGCCGTGGGCGCCGCGCAGTCCGCTCCCCCACAGTCGCAGTCGCCAGTCGTCGGCCTCCAGGACGGGGGTGGCGGTGTGGTTGCGCACGAAGAACCGCTCGTTGGGGGTGTGGTGGCCGGTTCCGCGCAGTGCCTCCCAGCGGGTCTCGGCGTTGGTGCCGCGCGTGATGAACCACTCGGGCGGCAGGGGCTTGACGATCGGTCCGGCGGCGGCAGCGGCGTGGGCGGGCAGCATGGTGCCGAGCGCGGTCCCGGCGGCGGTGGCGGCCAGCAGGGTGAGCAGCCGACGGCGGGTGACCCCGTCGGCCCTGGCGTCACCGGCGAGCCACTGACGCAGCCTGCGGCGGTCGTAGTCGGTTTCGTAGCGGTCGCCGGCGGGGTTGGGGGTGACCGAAGGCATGGCGAGTCCTCGTCATGAGAGGGCGGAACGGCGCGGGAGGGGGCGGTGCGGTCACGTCGCACCCAACTCGACTGCCTCATAGGGCAGTTGACGCCGACGTCAGAAAGCGTGTGATCAGCCGGTCGTCCGACACAGCGCGGCGGCGACACGGACGAGGTCCACGGCGCGGCGGCGGGTCAGAGGCTCTGACAACGGCATGGCGGGATGCAAACACGTGCGGCGGATCGTGTCAACGGAGCCTTCGCGTCACTCCCGTCCCCGGCTCGGGGCAAGTCGTCGTCCGGAACCGGTACTTACCCGCGTCGAGGATCTGCGCGGTGTCGCCGACCGGTTCGGTCTGCCGGTGGAGAATCCGCGACAGCGGTGCGGGAGCCCCGACTCGGGCGTCCCTGGCTCCGGGGCGGTCGACCGCAGACTCGCGGCCCTCGACACCGAGACCGACCGCCTGACCCGTCTGCGCACCGGCCTGGCACAGCGCGCATAGGGGCAGCGATGAAGCCCTCATGGCGGCAGGTTCCCTTACAGGGGGCGGCGAACGTGGTGAGCAGCACGGTCGTACCGCCGGGGCACCTCCACGCGCTCGCTCGCCACTCGGCTACTCGCCTGTCTCGTGCTCCGAACGATCCCTGCCCGGCGGCTCGTTGCGGGTGATCACGACCGGCGCGTCCGCCTCCGCCCGTGCGCGGTCCGACGCCGTCGCGATCTCCTCACGGGTCCATTCCCTGTACAGGCGCTCCCCGTGGGCATCGGTGATGTCGATGACCACACCGGTCCACTCCTCGGCGGGCTGTTCGGGGACGAGTCCCAACTCGTACACAGCGTCCTGGAGGAGGGATTCGGTGACGCGTATGCCGGTGAGTCTCTCGGCCAGAGCGAAAACCGCCGCCTTCCGGTCGACGTCCGGGGCGCTCTCGTCGTGCTCCCCCTCGGAGGTCAGGGGGAAGCCGACTTCCCGCAGCAGGGGGACCAGCTCATCGGGGGTGCTGCCGTCGCGCGACGAGGGGCCTTCGAACGTCGTACGGAGCTCACCGTCCTCGAACCAGTGGAAGAGGTGGATGGGCTTGCCGCCGTTGGTCGAGTGCCCCACGACCCGGCCGCCCTTCGACAACGTCTCCACGCACTGCGCCGCGATCCCCAGGCCGCCGTCGAAGCCAAGGACGAGTGTCCAGTCGCCGTTCTCGCCCGGAACGCTGAACGCGCCCGCGACGTAGGACTCGTCCCAGTAGTCGCCATCCACCTCGTCGCGGTGAGCGCCCTCCGCCTCGATCAGACCGGCCGTTCCCGCTCCCGTGCCGCGCGGTTCCGCCTCCATCGCGCGCAGCACCTCGCGCGGGGTCCGCCCCCGTATCAGCGTCAGGGTGTATCCGCCCTCCATCATGTGGCGGAAGAGCGGCGAGCTACGAATCCAGGCGTAGTTGTGTGCGGTCACCAAGTTCATACGGCGCAGTGTGCCTAATGCCTCTGACAACGCGCGGTGGAGTCGCTCGTCGCGCTCCTCGGCCGCCTTGCCCCGGCCGGCAACCGCTGACATTGACGGAATACGACGGCGATCCATAAGGTTTCAAGCAGTATTGGGTGTCGGCGCCAAGCCTAGGTTTGCCGACCGGCACCACGCCAGGCACTGGGAACACAAGGGGGATGAGCGTGCGGCACAGCAGCGGCTCAGGTTCCTCCGTCGCGGCTGCCGCGGCACGTTCCCGGTTCTCCCGCCGCCGGCACATCGACCTGCAGCGCATCAGCAGCTGCCTCTGTCTCGGCTGACTCGCAGCGACTTCCCTGCCTTTCTCGTCCTGCCTCTCCGTCCGCACCCACCCGTGCGTGCGTGACGGCTTTCAGAGGTACGCCGACGAGCCCTTCACCCACCCTGCCCCGGCCGGAGCCGATCCGGGCCACCGGCAACGAAGGAGCACGCATGACCGTCCAGGACACCACCGCAGACCTGTCCGCGTTCACCCACGACTGGCAGGAGTGGCACACCGCGCAGGAGGCACGGCTCACCGCCCCGCACGGATTCCTCGCCATCACCGGCCTGCACTGGCTCAGCGACGAGCCGCAGCGTTTCCCCGACGCTCCGGGCGCCTGGTCGACCGGCTCCGACGGGGTCGTCGTGTTCCTCGACGACGGTGAGGAACTGGTCGTCGACGGCACCCCCGTGCACGGCGAGCACCACTTCGGGGTGCTCCCGGAGCGCGGCGGAGTCGACGCGGTCTGGGGTGACGCCGTGATCGAGGTGGCAAAGCGCGGCGGTCACGACATAGTCCGTCCCCGGCACCCGAACGCCCCTCTGCGCACCGCGTTCACCGGCACGCCCGCCTACGCCCCGCATCCCCGTTGGGCGGTGACCGGCCGCTACACGGCCTTCGACGAGCCGCGGCCGACGACCGTGGGCGCGGCGGTCGAGGGCCTTGAGCACGTGTACGACGCTCCGGGCCGGGTCGAGTTCGAGTTGGAGGGAGAGTCCCTGGCCCTGACCGCGTTCCCCGGACACAGCCCGGGGAGTCTGCTCGTGCTGTTCACCGACGCCACCTCCGGGGTCACCACCTACGCGGCCAACCGGGCACTCGCCCTCGACGCGCCCACCGCCGACGGCACGGTCGTCCTGGACTTCAACCGGTCGGCGAACCTGCCCTGCGCCTACACCGACCTGGCCACCTGCCCGCTGCCGCCGGCCGAGAACCGGCTGCCCGTCGCGGTCGAGGCCGGGGAGAAGATCCCCCGCGAGCGCGGCGGCTCCTGATCGTCCGGTCCGGCGCCGCCTCGACGACGACCACGAACGACCCGGAGGGACGAGCACCATATGAGCACCCCCGCGATCGACTCACTGGCCCTTCTCACCCCGGGCAACTTCGCCGACGACGACCCGTACACCGGCCTGGAGGAAACCCTGCAGTTGTTCGAGTACGGCGAACGGATCGGCTTCGACGGTGCCTGGATCCGGCAACGCCATCTCGAACACGGCGTCGGGTCGGCCGCGGTGTTCCTCGCCGCGGCCGGTCAGCGCACCGAGCGGGTCGAGCTGGGTACCGCCGTCATCCCGATCGGGTACGAGAGCCCGTTCCGCCTCGCCGAGGACCTGGCACTGGCCGACGTACTGTCCCGAGGCCGGCTCCAGGTCGGCCTCAGCACCGGCATGCCGCACGCCGCACTCCTCGGCGACCTGGTGCACGACGGGGACTGGCGAGGCTTCGACCTGTCGTACGGCAGGATCGCCCGCGTCGTCGACCACCTCCGCGGCGACTACCTGGGCGGCCCGGACACGGTCATCCAGTCGCCCGGCAACACTCAGCGGCCACGTCTGCAACCGCACGACCCCGGCCTGGTGGACCGGGTCTGGTACGGCGGCGGGAGTCTGCGGTCGATCCGGTGGGCCGCGGAGCACGGCCTGAACCTGCTCACCGGCAACATCGTGACCGGCGAGGGCACCGACGACTTCACGGCGGCCCAGCTCGGACTGGTCTCCGAGTACCGACACGCCCTCCCCGAGGGCCGGCCTGCCCGGCTGGCGCTGGGGCGGGTGATCGTGCCGTTCGACAGTGCGGACGCGTCCACGCGGGCGCGCTACCGGGAGTACGCCGCCGGTCGGCACGCCCGCACTCTGGCACCGCAGGGTCCGAAGCGGACCCTGTTCGCCCCGGACGTGGTCGGGACCGCGGAACAGATCCTGGAGCAACTGGCCGCGGATCCCGTGGTCGCGGCCGTCTCGGAGTTGCGCCTGGAGCTGCCGTACGAGTTCGACCGGGGCGACTACGAGCAGATCCTGCACGACGTACGGCACTTGATCGCGCCCGAGCTGGGCTGGCGTCCGCACACCGCACTGCTGCACGGAGCGAGCCGGTGAACGGACGTGCCGCGCCCCTGCCGTCTGCCGGTCGCGCGCTCAGAGCAGGTCGAGGGCGTCGAAACCGTAGCTCGGGCTGAGGTAGCCCCCGCCGCCCGCCGAGCCGCTCGCGGCGTCGATGCGCAGGGTGTTGGTGCCGGTCAGCAACTGGGCGGCGGGGATGACGTATGCGTACGTGTGGTTGTTGCCTCGGTAGCTGCCGACGGTCAGGGTCCGGGTGGACGGCTCGGTGGCCGCGGCCGGGACCGCGGAGGTCCAGGTGTTGTTGACGGTGATCTGGGGGCGTCCGTTCGCCTTGGCGGTGGTGATGCCGATTCGCAGGGTGCGGTCGGCGGCGGCCTGGGCGGCGGTGAGGCTGAAGGAGATGAGCAGGCCCTGGTTGATCTCCTTGAACTGGTAGGCGGGCCAGGCCGAGGGCGTCGAGGTGCCGATGACGTAGGTGCCGGCGGTCCAGGCGGCGGCGCGGGAGTCCGAGGGATGGGCGTAGGTGACGAGGGAGGCGTTCTTGAAGCCGGTCGGGGCGCCGTTCCAGTCGCCGATGCGCCAGAGGGCGGTGTCGGCGGCGGGGTCTGAGGTGATCGTGATGGTGTGCAGGGTCGTGGCGGCGCCCGCGGTGACCGTGACGTTCTCGGTGTGCACGGCGAGTTCGCCCTTGTAGACGGTGAGGGTGTAGGTGCCGGGAAGGATGCCCTTGACCGAGTACTTGCCGGTGTCCGCGTCCGCCTTCCCCCAGTACTGGGCCACCGAGTTGGCCACGCCCACGACATAGGGGTACGAGGTGTCCCGTCCCGCGAGCCCGTTGCCGACGATCCGCCCGCGACCGCCCGCGCCGGTCCAGCCGGTGAGGCCGAGTGCGTCGACCCAGGCGGTGTTGTCGCGCCCGGACACGGCGGCGGTCGGCGCGGATCCGTCGGTGAAGGCGAGGACGTACGGGCCGTGCAGACCGAAGCGCTCGGGCTCCGTCTGGCCTTCCGCGTAGTAGAGGTGCTCGTAGAGTCCGGCGCCCGACTCGTTGCCGTGGCGCAGGAGTTGGCGGACGAAGGGGCCGCCCGAGTCCTTCTCCTTGTTGGTGCGCACGACCCAGATCGAGGCGGCCGAGGCACTGAAGCCGAAGTAGTCGTAGTCGATGGTCCGCAGGTTGGCGAAGTGCTTGGACCGGGTGGTGCCGTCGGTCTTGGCGAAGACGTCGGCCGACTCGATGACGGTGTCGGAGTTGGACCAGGTGTCCGGGTAGGTGGTGGGGAAGATGCCGGGCTTGAGGCGCGCGATGTAGCGGCTGGCGGTGACGGAGGTGTCCGGCTTGTAGGTGAACAGGTAGATGTTGTTCTCGCCGCTGCGGGCCGCGTAGTAGTGGATCAGGGTGCCGTGGACGACCTTGATGAGGACGACGCCGGTGGTGGGCGTGGAGACGGTGACCGTCGAGGCGCCGAGACCGCTCTCGATGTGGGAGTTCTTGCCGTCGTAGCCCTGGTACTGGGTGCCGTTGTAGGCGAATGACGAGAGGTCGCCGTTGCTGTGGTCGACCTTGAAGACCAGGCCGGCCCCGGTGTCGACTACGTAGTTGGTCCCGTCGTCGGTGTAGCCGAAGCTCGCGGCCGAGGCGGTGACGGGGGTGGCGAGGGCCAGGGCGAGTCCGGCGGCCGAGGCGAGGACGGTACGGCGGGAGAGCGGGCTGTCGTAGGACATGCGGACAACTCCAGTGACGCGAGGGAGGGTTGGGGAGGGGGCACCCCAACCCTGCCTGTCAGGGCGACTCCGCACGAAGATCACCGAGCGATGATCATGAAGCTGTAACAGCACGTCACACTCGGTCCCAACATGCGGGATTCGACGGCGAATCGGCTTGATCGTGAACGCTTCTTTTCACTTCTGTGGCATTTACTGATTGGAAGGGTTGATTTCCGTACGCTTCTGGCCGTCCACAGAAAGGGATCTTCCGATGCGCCACACCTGGGCCACCGTCGTGGTGAGTCTCGCAGCCGCGTTCACCACCGCCCTGTCCACCGGTGCCGCCGCCGCACCGAGCGGTCAAGGCCCTTACCACCACCGCCAGTTGCTTGCCCGCGACGACTTCCGGCACGGCACCGGCCAGTGGTCGGCCGAGCTGGAGAAGGGCGGCAGCGTCACGGCGAAGCACGGCGTGCTGGACGTGGACGTGCCCGCCGGGGCCTCGGTGTGGTTCAAGCGGCCGTTCTCCGGCCGCTACGAGATCGACTTCACGGCCACCCCGGTATCGGCGGGCGGTGTCAACGACCGGGTCAGCGACCTCAACTCCTTCTGGAACGCCCGGGATCCGAAATCCCCGGCGAACCTGTTCGCCACGACCCGCAGCGGCGCCCTGGCCGACTACGACCAGCTCACCACGTACTACGCGGGCCTCGGCGCGAACTCCAACACCACCACCCGGCTCCGCCGTTACGTGGGCGTGGCGGGCGAGCGGCCCCTGATCTACGACTACACCTCGCCGCTGCTCACCGCGAACGAACCCAACCGCATCCGGCTGGTCTCCGACGGCAAGCACATCCAGTACTGGGACAACGGCGAGCTGGTCTTCGACTACATCGACGAGAACCCGTACACCAGCGGCTGGTTCGCCTTCCGCACCACCTGGAGTCACTTCCACATCAGCGACTTCCGCGTCTGGCGCCTCCAGGGCGGTCACCGTGGCTGAGATATCACGCAGAGACGCCCTCAAGGCGGCAACGGCAACCGTCGCGGCGACCCAGCTCTCCTGGGCGCTCGCCGCCGATCCGGCCGCGGCCGCGGAAGCGGCGCCCTCCACAGACCCCGTGAAGCTCACCTGGCTGGAGGGCGGCACCCCCGCCGCGGCCCCGGGCACCACCTTCGGCGTGGCCTGGCCCCAGGGCGCACTCCGAGCCGACCAGGCCTTCGCCCTCACCGCCGCCGACGGGACGGCCGTCCCCGTGCAGTCCTGGCCCACCGCCCACTGGCCCGACGGCACCCTGAAGTGGACCGCCCACGCGGTCGGCTCCACCGCCGGGCCCGCCGAGAGCTACACCCTGGCCCCGGGCACGCCCGCGAAGGCCGACACCGCGCTCACCGTGGACACCAAGGGCGGCACGATCGACGTCGACACGGGCGTCATCCAGGTCAGCATCGCCAAGTCCGGCGCCCACGACGTCATACGCGCCATCAGGCGCGGCAACGCCCGAATCGCGAGCAAGGCCGAACTGGTCGTCCTGCGCCAGCCGGAGCTCGACGACGACCTCGACGGCAGCGCCTCCAGCGCCCGCTGGGAGCGCTTCACCGGTCGCGTCCACTCCGTCACCGTCGAGCAGGCGGGACCGGTCCGCGCCGTCATCCGCATCGAGGGCGAGCACGAGCGGGGCCGCCGCTCCTGGCTGCCCTTCGTCGTCCGCCTCTACCTGTACGCCGGCTCCGAGGCGATCCGTGTCGTCCACACCATCACGTACGACGGCACACAGCAGGCCGGAAAGGCCGGCGGCGACTTCATCAAGGGCCTGGGCCTGCGCATCCGCGTCCCCCTCTCCGACGAGCTCTACAACCGCCACGTCCGACTCGCAGGCGCCGACGACGGCTTCCTCACCGAAGCCGTCCAGGGCATCACCGGTCTGCGCCGCGACCCGGGCGCGGCGGTGCGCGCCGCGCAGGTCAAGGGTGAGCGGCTGCCGGACATCTCCACCTGGGACACCCGGGTCTCCTCCGCCCTCCAGTACGTCCCGGCCTGGGGCGACTACTCCCTCGCCCAGTTGTCGGCCGACGGCTTCACCGTCCGCAAGCGCACCAAGGCCGGCCACGGCTGGATCCACACCACCGGCGGCACCCGTGCCCCGGGCTTCGGTTACGTAGGCGGGGTCAGCGGCGGACTCTCCTTCGGCCTGCGGGACTTCTGGCAGAAGCACCCCGCCCAGCTCGACGTCCGCGGCGCTGCCTCCGACGAGGCGACCGTCACCCTCTGGCTCTGGTCGCCGGAGGCCCAGCCGCTCGACCTGCGCTTCTACCACGACGGCCTCGGCCAGGACACCTACGACGAGCAGACCGCCGGACTCAACATCACCTACGAGGACTACGAACCCGGGTTCGGCACCCCGTACGGCATCGCGCGCACCTCCGAGCTCTATCTGTGGGCCAACGCCGCCACCCCGACGTCCGACGCACTGGTCGCCCAGAAGGACGCGCTGACGGCTCCTCCGCAGCTCGTCGCCGCCCCGGAGACCCTGCACAAGGCGGGCGTCTTCGCCGGCCTCTGGTCACCCGTGGACCGATCGACCACCGCCAGGAAGACCGTCGAGGACCGCCTCGACCTGCTCTTCGCCTACTACCGTGACCAGCGCGAACAGCGGCGCTGGTACGGCTTCCTGGACTACGGCGACGTCCAGCACACCTACGACCCGGCCCGCCACACCTGGTGCTACGACGTCGGCGGCTACGCCTGGGACAACTCCGAGCTCTCCACCGACCTGTGGCTCTGGCTGGCCTATCTGCGCTCCGGACGGGCCGACATCTTCCGTTTCGCCGAGGCCATGACCCGCCACACCGGCGAGGTCGACGTCTACCACATCGGCAAGTGGGCGGGCCTGGGCACCCGGCACGGGGTCCAGCACTTCGGCGACAGTGCGAAGCAGGTCCGTATCTCGACACCCGTCTATCGCCGCCTCTTCTACTACCTCACCGCCGACGAGCGCACCGGCGACCTGATGCACGCCCAGGTCGACGCGGACGAGACATTCCTGAGGCTTGATCCCAACCGCAAGGTCCGTACCGACGGCTACACCCCCGGGGACCGCCACGCCCTGTCCATCGGGTTCGGCACCGACTGGAGCGGCCTCGGCTGGGCCTGGTGGACCGAGTGGGAGCGGCGCGGCCCCAAGTGGCAGACCGCGAGGAAGAAACTGCTGGCCAGCGCCTCGACGATCGCCGCCCAGCCCAACGGCTTCGTGCAGGGCAGCGGTCTGTACGACCTCGACACGGGCGCCTTCGCCGTCCAGACGGCCCCCGTCATCGCCGTCTCCCACCTCTCCGCGAGCTTCGGCCTGCCCGAACTCGCCGCCGAGTTGATCGGCGCACTCGACGAGAGCGACATCCCGGGCTTCCGGGCCGCCTGGCTGGACTACTGCCGCTACTTCAACGCCACCTCCGCCGAGCAGAAGGCCCGCTACGGCGCGAGTTTCAAAGTGAGCCTGGTCCAGGGCCACTCCCGGCTGGACGCGTACGCGGCGAGCCTGACCGGAGAGGCCGCGCTGGCCACCCGGGCCTGGAACAAGTTCCGCGTCGGCGACGGCTACCCGGACGCGAGCACCTCATGGGCGACCACGAGGATCGACGGCCCCACCGTGCTCAACGCCGGCACCGACGCCCCCTGGATCAGCACCAACTCCACGGCGCTGTACGGTCTCGCGGCCATCGAGAACCTCGCCCTGGCCGGTGACACGCTGAACTGATCCAGGGTTGGTGCAAGGGGCGTGCGTCAGGTGAGGGGGACAGGGGCGGAGCCGATCAGCCGCCGAGGTGGCGTTCCAGCCAGTCGGCGGCTGATCGGCGGAACAGTCGCCGGCTGTCCGCGCGCAGGAAGTCGTGGCCCTCGTCGCGCAGGGTCAGGAGTTCGGCGAGGATGCCGCGGTCCCGGGCCGCCCGGACGAACTGCTCGGACTCCCCCGGCGGCACGTTGGTGTCGTGTTCGCCATGGACGGCGAGCACCGGGACCCGCAGTGCGTCGACGCGGCTCATCGGAGAGAGGGAGCGCAGCAGCGCGCGATCGTGCTCCGGATGGCCGTACTTGTGCACCGCCGACTCCGCGATCCATGGCTCCGTACCGGCGAAGAAGGTCAGGAGGTCCGACATACCGCAGACGGCGACCCCGGTGCGGAAGAGGTCCGGATGCCGCACGAGGGAGGCGAACGTCAGATAGCCGCCGTACGAGCGCCCCATGACCGCCAGTCGGGTCGGGTCGGCAGGACCCGCCGTCACCGCGTGGGCGGTGCAGTCCGCGACGTCGTCCAACGCGGCGAAGCGGCCGGTGCCCAGGTCGGCGTCGACGAAGGACCTGCCGTGTCCCGAGGAGCCGCGGACGTCGGGGGCGAAGACGTCCAGACCGCGGCCGAGCAGCTCGTGGTAGAGCGGGTTGAAGACGGGCCGTTCCTGCTCCTCCGGGCCGCCGTGCAGATGGATCACACAGGGCGCCGGCTCGCCCGGGGCGCGTCCTGGCGCCCTGTAGTACCAGCCGCTCAGGGGCAGCCCGTCCCGCGCCGCGAGACGCAGGGGAACAGGACGCACGGGTGGGCGACCCGGCGGTACGGCGTCCCTGTCCCGGGAGGACCACGGGGTGCGCAGCAGGGACACGCCCTCGTGGGCCCACCACACACCCGGGCGGCGTTGCGAGCCGGACAGCGCGAGCAGCATGCGCCCGGGGCCGGCCGCCACCACCCGTGTGACGACCTCGTGCGGCAGGGAGACGGGCCTCGCCGGCCCCACGCTGTCCGGAGCGTGGCACGCCGGGGACGTCTCGACGAGTTCGAGTTCCCCGGCGCCCTGCGCGTTCCACACCAGTACGGCTGTACGGCCGTCGTGGGCCATCGCCAGCAGTTCCAGTTCCTGGTCCTCGCGCTGCGCCACGACCGCTCTCTCGCGCATCTCGCCGTCGGCGTCGAGAGCGAGGGCGAACAGCGCCGCGTACTCCCGGTCGGCATCGCTGCGCAGCCAGAGGGTCAGCCCGTCCGGGGAGAACCGGCCGATCCAGGGATCCCCGTCGGCGACCGGCACCGTGCAGGTCGTCGCCGCGTCGGCCATGCGCCGCACGACCGCCTCGCGCCGTCCGCGCGGCCCCCGGCGCAGCAACACGAGCGTTCCGTCGCGGCTGAGGTCGCACACGCGCAGGGTGGCAGCCTGCGTCTCCGTGGCGAGAAGCACCGGGGAGGCGAGGCCGTCGGGGTCGATCAGGTACGCCGACAGCCCGCCGCCGGGCCGGACGGCCGGGGCCTCCGGTGCCCTGAGGTCGACCGGCGCCGGGGCCGTCCGCCGCCCGGAGTCGTACCGGGCCCCGCCCAGGAGCGTCGCGCGGCCGTCCCGGTCGGCCCAGTCGGGTGTGAGCCGGGCACCGACCGGGTCAAGGTCCGTCGAGGCGTGTCCCACGCGCTCCGGATGCGTGTGGGCGGTCGCGGTGACGGCGACGGCCGACCCGTCGTGCGTCCAGCACCCCAGATGGGCGGAGCTTCCGGGGTCGGCTCCGGCCAGGATGCGGCGGCCGGTGCCGTCGGGACGTACGCACAGCACACGTGTGTGCTCGCCGCCGCCCGGCGCGGTGGTGTACGCGATCCAGCGGCCGTCCGGTGACCAGGCCACCTCCTTGACGGGGTCCGGGGAGGAGTCGAGCAGCCGCACCTCGGCACCGTCCACCGGCCCGGCCCACAACTGCGGGACACCGCCCCGGTCACAGATGAAGGCCGCCTCGGTGCCGTCGGCGGTGGCGGAGGGAAACCAGCAGCCGTGCGCGTGCAGCCGGGTCACGGCGTCCCGCGGTCCCCCCGCCTCGGGCAACGGCACCGGGACAGGGGCGGCGGCGCAGACAGGCTCGTGCGCGTCCGGCGGCTGCGGAGCCGATGCCGCGAGGCCGAGTGCACCGGGATCCCCGACCGCAGCCGACGGCCGGGCCGTCGCCGCCTGCGGCGCATGCGTGCCCGGCTCGTCGGTCACTTGATCCCGTGCGTCTGCAGCCATGTCTCCAGCAGAGCCACCTGCCACAGGGCGTTGGCTCCGCGCTTGGTCCGGTGCTCGTCGGGCGCCGCCAGCAGTTCGGCCACGTACGACTCCTGGAACACACCGCGCTTCTTCGCCTCGGGTGCCTCCAGCGCCGCTCGGACCCGGTCGAGGACGGGGCCCGCCATGTGCTTGACGGCCGGGACGGGGAAGTAGCCCTTGGGCCGGTCGACGATCTCCCGGGGCAGAAGCTTCCGCCCTGCCTCCTTCAGTACGCCCTTGCCTCCGTCGGCCAGTTTCAGCTCCGGCGGACAGGCCGCGGCCA contains these protein-coding regions:
- a CDS encoding exo-rhamnogalacturonan lyase family protein, translating into MAEISRRDALKAATATVAATQLSWALAADPAAAAEAAPSTDPVKLTWLEGGTPAAAPGTTFGVAWPQGALRADQAFALTAADGTAVPVQSWPTAHWPDGTLKWTAHAVGSTAGPAESYTLAPGTPAKADTALTVDTKGGTIDVDTGVIQVSIAKSGAHDVIRAIRRGNARIASKAELVVLRQPELDDDLDGSASSARWERFTGRVHSVTVEQAGPVRAVIRIEGEHERGRRSWLPFVVRLYLYAGSEAIRVVHTITYDGTQQAGKAGGDFIKGLGLRIRVPLSDELYNRHVRLAGADDGFLTEAVQGITGLRRDPGAAVRAAQVKGERLPDISTWDTRVSSALQYVPAWGDYSLAQLSADGFTVRKRTKAGHGWIHTTGGTRAPGFGYVGGVSGGLSFGLRDFWQKHPAQLDVRGAASDEATVTLWLWSPEAQPLDLRFYHDGLGQDTYDEQTAGLNITYEDYEPGFGTPYGIARTSELYLWANAATPTSDALVAQKDALTAPPQLVAAPETLHKAGVFAGLWSPVDRSTTARKTVEDRLDLLFAYYRDQREQRRWYGFLDYGDVQHTYDPARHTWCYDVGGYAWDNSELSTDLWLWLAYLRSGRADIFRFAEAMTRHTGEVDVYHIGKWAGLGTRHGVQHFGDSAKQVRISTPVYRRLFYYLTADERTGDLMHAQVDADETFLRLDPNRKVRTDGYTPGDRHALSIGFGTDWSGLGWAWWTEWERRGPKWQTARKKLLASASTIAAQPNGFVQGSGLYDLDTGAFAVQTAPVIAVSHLSASFGLPELAAELIGALDESDIPGFRAAWLDYCRYFNATSAEQKARYGASFKVSLVQGHSRLDAYAASLTGEAALATRAWNKFRVGDGYPDASTSWATTRIDGPTVLNAGTDAPWISTNSTALYGLAAIENLALAGDTLN
- a CDS encoding DUF6250 domain-containing protein; translated protein: MRHTWATVVVSLAAAFTTALSTGAAAAPSGQGPYHHRQLLARDDFRHGTGQWSAELEKGGSVTAKHGVLDVDVPAGASVWFKRPFSGRYEIDFTATPVSAGGVNDRVSDLNSFWNARDPKSPANLFATTRSGALADYDQLTTYYAGLGANSNTTTRLRRYVGVAGERPLIYDYTSPLLTANEPNRIRLVSDGKHIQYWDNGELVFDYIDENPYTSGWFAFRTTWSHFHISDFRVWRLQGGHRG
- a CDS encoding S9 family peptidase, yielding MAADARDQVTDEPGTHAPQAATARPSAAVGDPGALGLAASAPQPPDAHEPVCAAAPVPVPLPEAGGPRDAVTRLHAHGCWFPSATADGTEAAFICDRGGVPQLWAGPVDGAEVRLLDSSPDPVKEVAWSPDGRWIAYTTAPGGGEHTRVLCVRPDGTGRRILAGADPGSSAHLGCWTHDGSAVAVTATAHTHPERVGHASTDLDPVGARLTPDWADRDGRATLLGGARYDSGRRTAPAPVDLRAPEAPAVRPGGGLSAYLIDPDGLASPVLLATETQAATLRVCDLSRDGTLVLLRRGPRGRREAVVRRMADAATTCTVPVADGDPWIGRFSPDGLTLWLRSDADREYAALFALALDADGEMRERAVVAQREDQELELLAMAHDGRTAVLVWNAQGAGELELVETSPACHAPDSVGPARPVSLPHEVVTRVVAAGPGRMLLALSGSQRRPGVWWAHEGVSLLRTPWSSRDRDAVPPGRPPVRPVPLRLAARDGLPLSGWYYRAPGRAPGEPAPCVIHLHGGPEEQERPVFNPLYHELLGRGLDVFAPDVRGSSGHGRSFVDADLGTGRFAALDDVADCTAHAVTAGPADPTRLAVMGRSYGGYLTFASLVRHPDLFRTGVAVCGMSDLLTFFAGTEPWIAESAVHKYGHPEHDRALLRSLSPMSRVDALRVPVLAVHGEHDTNVPPGESEQFVRAARDRGILAELLTLRDEGHDFLRADSRRLFRRSAADWLERHLGG